TCTCGTAGGTGAGGACCTGGGGCGACGCGATCCAGAACACGTCCGGCACGTCATGCGCGGCGATCATGGTGGTCATCCGCTCCTGCGAGGCCGTGTAGTCGGCGAACTCCGGCACCACCGTGACGGTGCCGTGCCCCCGCGCGTACGCGTCGAAGCCCCGCGAGTACGTCTTCAGGCGGATGTTGTCGCCCCAGAACCCGTAGCGCAGGGACGTGTGGCCGTTCCACGTCCCGCTGTCGTCCCGCCCCACGCCGCAGGCGGCTGCCGTGGCCGTGACCAGGCCGGCCGCACCGGCTTTGAGCAGAGCCCTGCGATCCATCGCTTCTCCCGTCGGCTTCGTCGATGTCTGGGAGGCCCCGCACGTTCGCAGCGGCGGCGTGGGGGTTCGGGTGCGTGTCATTGCACTGCCGGTTGGATTGCCCGTCAAGAGTTCTTGCTTAGTTGTTTGACAATTTGGCTGGGTGGGGGAGGGTGCCGGTCCGGCCGGGGACGGGCACGGAGCGGCTGACCCGACGGGGCGTCAGGAATCCGTCGCGTAGGGGACGGTCAGGACCTCGAAGAGGTCGAGCCGGGGCAGTTCGACGCGGGCCGTCCCGTCCGGCGCCCGCTCCACCGTCAGCGGGCGGTCGGCGTAGTGCGCGTGCACCGCCGCGCCGGCGTCCGGCCATGGCAGCGTCAGCGTGCACGGGCCGACGGGCAGCGGCGCCATGAAGCGCTGCGGCGCGTCGCCCGACCGGTTGAGCAGGTGCACGACCCGGCCCGCCGCGGATCTGCCGAGCACGATCTCCACCTGCGGGGGCAGGCCGGTGCCGATCGCGAGGTCGCAGCCGCCGGTCGCCAGCGCCTGATCCGCGATCAGGTCCCGCAGCACGGCCAGGCCCAGCTCCCGGTAGCCGAGGCCCGGGTGCCACGGCAGCGCGGTGACCTGCCCCGCGCCGTGCCGGGCCGTCACCAGGCCCGGGTGCTCCAGCGGGAGGTGGCCGTGGCACTTCTCGGGCGGCCCGTACGGGGCGCGGGAGAGCGCGGGCAGCGCGGTGCCGGCGTCCGGGCGGGGCACGACCACGTGGAACGCCCCGATCACCGGAAGGTGCGGCTCCGCGGTGCCGGTGCCGGTACCGATGCCCACCAGGTGGAGGGATCTGGTGGGCTCCACGCCCTCCCAGGTGGCGGTGTGCCGGGCGTAGGGGAGCGCCGCGAGCAAGCCCTCGCCGCCGGGTCCCGTGCCGGGTCCCGCCCCGAGTCCCGTGCCGGGTCCCGCCCCGAGCCCCGTCGCGCCCGTGGCGAGGAGCGCGCCGCCCGCCGCCGCGTACGCGTCGAGCGCCGCCGCCTCGTCCGGGTCCGGGGGGCCGAGGTCCGGCAGCACGATCAGGCGGTACTCCGACAGCGCCGCCGTCCCCCGGTGCCCGGAGCCGCGCGGCGCCGCGTCCGCGAGGCGCCCAAGCGCCTCCTGCGGCACCACGTCGAAGGGGATGTGGCGCTCCTGGAGCGCGAGGTACACGCCCTGGAACTCGCCGGTGGCGCGCGCGCCCCGGCCGGGGGAGGCGCGCGCGGGATCGGGGCGCACCAGCAGGACGCGCGGCTCGGGCCGCAGGTCCCGGTAGACGCCGGCGTGGTCGCGGTGGAAGCGGATGATCCGCCCCGCCGAGCCGAGGCAGCCGTAGGCCCCGGTGTCCGGCGTGCCCATGACGTACGTGGATGGCACGGCGCCGCGCGAGACGGCCTGCACCAGGTACTGCGCGAAGTGGTGCGGGTCCTCCCCGGCCCACCGGTACGGCATGTCGAGGAACCCCACCGAGTTCACCAGCACCGGCACACCGGGCCGCTGGGCCTTGGCCGCGCTCACGTGCTCGGCGGTGCGGTGGTGCCACAGCGGCCGGCCGACCGCGTTGTTGGCCTCGTGGAAGACGATGTCGGCCCGGTCGCCCAGGATCAGCGCGGCGTCCGGGCTCCGCCGGGCGACGTGGGCGCGGATGCGGGCGGTGAGGTCGTCGAGCACGGTCCGGGTGAACCGCTGCCAGTCGCCGTATCCGGGCGACTCGGGACCGGTGGGCAGCGGCGCGCCCCCGGAGTGCGCGGCCCAGCGCCGGGCGCACCCCGGGCAGTGGCACACGCCCCGGTACCGCTTGCTGTAGTCGACCTCGTTGAACGACATCCAGTTGAGGAAGAACCCGGCCACCGCCGGATACCGTTCCAGCACCTCCCCGAGCACGTCGAAGAGCCGCTCCTGGTAGTACTCGCCGCTGGGGCAGACGCTGACCAGGCCCTGCACCACCTGCCGTTCGCCCGCCGCGTCCACGAAGCACCACTCCGGATGCGCCTCGGCGCGGGCGTGGTCGACCTTCGAGAAGTCCATCCGGCCCAGCACCCTGATGCCGCGCCGCCCGGCCTCGGCCACCGCGTCGCCCACCAGGTCGCCGGACGGCCGGTCGGCCAGGTGCGGGTTGCGCGTCTGGAAGGGCAGCCCGGTCGGGTAGTTGGAGACGATGCCGCCGACGCTGAGCAGCCAGGTGTCGGCGCCGTACCCGACGAGGAAGTCGAGCACCTTCGCCACGTCCAGGCCGGCGTCGACCTCGCGCAGGTTCGTCTGGAACATCCGGAAGGGCTCGCGCCACCAGGGGCGGGGCTCGTCGGGGGCCGGAGTGCCGGGGTCCGGGCCGGGGCCGCCTTCCGCGTCAGGGTCACCCTCCCTGCCGGGGGCGCTCACGCCCCCGCCCCCTCGCCGGTCGCCGCGTCGCCCGCCTCCGAGGACCGCGCGTCGCTCCAGGTCAGCAGTGCCACCTCCAGCAGCTCCGCCTCCGCAACGGTGACCTCGGCGCGGCCGTCCGCCACCCGGACGGGGACGTCGGTGCCGGCCACGAGCAGGCGGGCCGTCACGTCGCGGGCGCCCGGGGGCAGCGCGGCGGAGACGGTCTGCGGGGGCAGGGGCCGCACCTCGTGCCGGGTGCCGCGCAGGGCCGACGGGTCGTCGAGGTTGACCAGCGCGACGCTCAGCGCCCGCGGGCCGCGGCGCACCGCCACGTCCACCAGCCCGCTGCCGTCCACCCGCACCGCCGGCTGAGGGCCCAGCGCCCAGCGCACCGCGTCCGCGATCAGCCGCCCGTGGTCGAGCTGGAGGGCCTCCCAGTAGACGGCGCCCAGGTCGAACGCCGCGTACACGGTGCGCCCGCCGCCCTCCGCCTGCCGGCACACCACCGCGGGCGCGTCCGGCTCCGCGCGGGCGTAGACCTCCTCCATCGGCAGGTCGGGGAAGTCCGGCACGAAGCGGAAGGGCACCTCCGTACCGTCCGCGGCCTCGATCCCGAGGACGCTGGTGCCGCCGATGATCCGCCCGGCGCCGGCGGGCCCGGCGTGCAGGGGATGCTCGGGGCCGGTCAGCGCGATGTAGTTGTTGCGCACGGTACGGGCGGGCTCCCGCAGCCGGACACCGAGGACGTCGCCGAGGGCGAAGTCGGCGCGCTCGGCACCGTCCTCGTCGAGCAGCCCCGCCCGGTGCACCGCCACCAGCGAACCGCCCCCGGACACGAAGTCCCGGACGATCCCGACCTCCCGCGGCCCCAGGCGCTCGGCACCGGTGAGCACCAGCAGCCGGTGGCGGGCCAGGCGTTCGGCGGTCAGCGCGGAGTCGGAGATCAGCTCGAACGGGATACGGGCCGCCACGAGCGCGTGGTGGATGCCGTCGTCGTGCCGGTCGCGCAGCCGCTCGGCACCGGAGCGGTGCGGGGACGGGTAGCCGTCGAGCACGGCGACGTCAGCGGCCGTCCGCAGGTCCCGCAGCACCGGCTCCAGGCGGGCGTGCAGGCGGAACAGGTCGGCCACCGGGGCCACCCAGCGGCGGTCCGGCACGGCGGCGTTGAACTTCGTCATCCACGGGTTGATGCCGTGCACGAAGCCGTCCGCGATCCAGGTGCGCACCTCCGCCGCCGGCGCCACCGAGTCCTTCCAGCGGTGCCGGTGCTCGGGCCCCACGGACGAGATGAGCTGCGCGGGACGGTCCGGGAACGCGGCCCGGCTGCGCCGCGCGAGCTGGCCCGCCGTCCACAGCGGCTCGGTGCCGGAGCGGCCCTGCCGGTCGATGACGAAGAACGGCGAGTAGCGCTGCGCGATCACCGGGTCCAGGTCGCGCACGGTGGTGGCGCCCAGGTTGGGGATGAACGAGGCGTGCGGGCGCTCGCTCTTCACCGCGGCGTCCCACCGCGCCACCAGCTCGCCCAGCCTGCCGCGCCGCCAGGCGACGTAGGCGGGCCACGCGGGGTCGTCCGACCGGCCCTCTTCGCGGGGGAGTTCGCGGCCGGTGTCGGCCCGGAAGGAGTCCCGTGCGGCGGCGCTGTAGGAGATGCCGCCGTGGCCGTCCCAGCGGTTGGCGAAGACGGCGTCGATGTCGTACTCGCGGGCGATCTCGCGCGCCACCTCGGTGATGAACTCCCCGTGGTAGTCGCTGAACGGGCAGGTCAGCCAGGCCCCAGGCAGCGACCAGTGCTCCAGCGGCCGGCCGTCCTGACCGAGCGCCAGCCACTCCGGGTGCGCCTCGGCGGCGTCCGCGTGCACCGCGTGCGGGTCGACCCGGGCCATCACGTGCATGCCCAGCTTCCTGGCACCCTCGACGAGGGTGCCGAACGGGTCGGTGCCGCCGAGGAAGGCGCTTCGGTGGTGCAGCGGGATGCGGGTCGGGTAGTAGGCGACGTAGCCGCCGGCGCTGAGGCAGAGCGCGTTGGCGCGGCTCTCGCGCATCAGCTCCAGCCAGAACTCGGCGTCGAAGTGGGCGGGGTCGTCCTCGGCCAGGGTGAGCTGGATCCAACGGGTGGCGGACTCCACCCAGCCGGCGCCCCGGCCGCCGGTTCCGGTGTGCCGCTCGGGGGTGGGCTCCGGGTGCCGTCCGGGCGCGGACTGTGCCGTGATGTCAGGCAAGGGGGCCTCCATTCGTCAGCGTCCCCCTCAGTAGAGCGTTTGTAAGACAAGTTCACAAGACTGGCGGGTACGGTTTTTGGGGTGGCCGGTGCCGTCCGGGAGGGGTGGTTGCGGTTGTCGCCGGACCATCTGGCGGTGGCGGGTTGCTCGCGCCCACGCGGCGGAGCCGCATATCGATACA
The nucleotide sequence above comes from Streptomyces sp. TS71-3. Encoded proteins:
- a CDS encoding alpha-amylase family protein — its product is MPDITAQSAPGRHPEPTPERHTGTGGRGAGWVESATRWIQLTLAEDDPAHFDAEFWLELMRESRANALCLSAGGYVAYYPTRIPLHHRSAFLGGTDPFGTLVEGARKLGMHVMARVDPHAVHADAAEAHPEWLALGQDGRPLEHWSLPGAWLTCPFSDYHGEFITEVAREIAREYDIDAVFANRWDGHGGISYSAAARDSFRADTGRELPREEGRSDDPAWPAYVAWRRGRLGELVARWDAAVKSERPHASFIPNLGATTVRDLDPVIAQRYSPFFVIDRQGRSGTEPLWTAGQLARRSRAAFPDRPAQLISSVGPEHRHRWKDSVAPAAEVRTWIADGFVHGINPWMTKFNAAVPDRRWVAPVADLFRLHARLEPVLRDLRTAADVAVLDGYPSPHRSGAERLRDRHDDGIHHALVAARIPFELISDSALTAERLARHRLLVLTGAERLGPREVGIVRDFVSGGGSLVAVHRAGLLDEDGAERADFALGDVLGVRLREPARTVRNNYIALTGPEHPLHAGPAGAGRIIGGTSVLGIEAADGTEVPFRFVPDFPDLPMEEVYARAEPDAPAVVCRQAEGGGRTVYAAFDLGAVYWEALQLDHGRLIADAVRWALGPQPAVRVDGSGLVDVAVRRGPRALSVALVNLDDPSALRGTRHEVRPLPPQTVSAALPPGARDVTARLLVAGTDVPVRVADGRAEVTVAEAELLEVALLTWSDARSSEAGDAATGEGAGA